Proteins from one Gossypium raimondii isolate GPD5lz chromosome 8, ASM2569854v1, whole genome shotgun sequence genomic window:
- the LOC105790107 gene encoding protein EMSY-LIKE 3 yields MDYALSDSSGTDDDLPPSHQNRFQRGGRTAAGNGRSAVAGSTPLPRMHGDMETQIHLIEQEAYCSVLRAFKAQSDALTWEKESLITELRKELRVSDEEHRELLLRVNAEDIIRRIREWRTMSGLQPGMLSTSQPLHDPLPSPSVSGSRKKQKTSQSVASLSMGAPSPALHPSMQPSSSALRRGPPPGAKSKKSKSSTQYPSTGLPGRPQPPNRTSSGAFATNEPAEAAPYDPLIGRKVWTRWPEDNHFYEAVITDYNAAEGRHALVYDINTADETWEWVNLKEISPEDIKWEGEDPGISRRGGRPGQGHGVKKSMSRGGGVAGAGRGRGSLKGQAKKDFPSKQNGVGKKVLGDIEILHTDTLIKEVEKVFGASHPDPIEIEKAKKVLKEHEQALVDAIARLEEASDDESDGEHRFSQGQSMDQERAWRKRQYDEMGEGRMIEGSDGNK; encoded by the exons GAATAGGTTTCAAAGAGGGGGTCGCACTGCTGCTGGGAATGGAAGATCAGCAGTTGCAGGTTCCACTCCTTTGCCTCGAATGCATGGCGACATGGAAACTCAAATCCATCTCATTGAGCAGGAAGCATACTGTTCAGTCTTACGGGCCTTTAAAGCTCAGTCAGATGCTTTAACTTGG GAGAAGGAAAGTTTAATTACTGAACTCAGAAAGGAGTTGAGAGTATCAGATGAGGAACATAGGGAGCTTCTATTGAGGGTTAATGCTGAAGACATCATCCGTAGGATAAG GGAGTGGAGAACCATGAGTGGGCTCCAGCCTGGAATGCTTAGTACCAGTCAGCCTCTTCATGACCCTTTACCTAGTCCAAGTGTATCAGGATCACGGAAGAAGCAAAAAACATCACAATCTGTAGCTTCATTATCTATGGGTGCACCATCTCCTGCATTACATCCATCTATGCAACCATCTTCATCGGCCTTGAGACGGGGTCCTCCCCCAGGAGCAAAGAGCAAGAAGTCAAAATCA TCGACACAGTACCCTTCCACAGGTCTTCCCGGAAGGCCACAGCCTCCTAATCGTACTTCTTCAGGGGCCTTTGCAACAAATGAACCTGCTGAAGCAGCACCATACGATCCATTAATTGGAAGGAAAGTTTGGACCAGGTGGCCCGAAGATAACCATTTCTATGAGGCTGTTATAACAGACTATAACGCAGCTGAG GGGCGGCATGCTTTGGTTTATGATATTAATACGGCAGATGAAACCTGGGAATGGGTCAatctcaaagag ATATCTCCTGAAGACATTAAATGGGAAGGTGAAGATCCTGGAATATCCCGTAGAGGTGGTCGCCCAGGACAAGGCCATGGGGTTAAGAAGTCCATGTCTCGTGGTGGCGGGGTTGCCGGAGCAGGAAGAGGTAGGGGGAGTCTAAAGGGTCAGGCCAAAAAGGATTTTCCTTCGAAGCAAAATGGTGTTGGAAAAAAGGTTTTGGGTGATATTGAGATACTTCATACAGATACTCTAATTAAGGAG GTGGAAAAAGTGTTTGGCGCTAGCCATCCTGATCCCATAGAGATTGAGAAAGCAAAGAAAGTGCTGAAA GAACATGAACAAGCCCTAGTTGATGCAATTGCGAGGCTTGAAGAGGCATCTGATGATGAAAGCG ATGGAGAGCATCGATTCTCACAAGGTCAATCAATGGATCAAGAAAGAGCATGGAGAAAACGGCAATACGATGAGATGGGTGAAGGTAGGATGATTGAAGGGTCCGATGGCAATAAATGA